In Nitrospinota bacterium, the following are encoded in one genomic region:
- a CDS encoding methyl-accepting chemotaxis protein, whose protein sequence is ADRVSEVAVAAEEQAATTTEITNNTVNVSRVAKEMANGAEQTSAAALDLTKLAGDLTSMVKQFKI, encoded by the coding sequence TGCCGACCGCGTAAGCGAAGTTGCCGTAGCCGCCGAGGAGCAGGCCGCCACCACTACCGAGATAACCAATAACACGGTAAACGTATCGCGTGTAGCCAAAGAGATGGCAAACGGCGCCGAGCAGACCTCCGCCGCCGCGCTTGACCTTACAAAGCTCGCTGGCGACCTGACCTCGATGGTCAAGCAGTTCAAGATCTAG